A stretch of DNA from Megalops cyprinoides isolate fMegCyp1 chromosome 17, fMegCyp1.pri, whole genome shotgun sequence:
GTCTACGCCAAAGACAACCTGCCCCCATTCCCTGCCTCTGTCAAGGACGGCTATGCTGTCAGAGGTGAGTGCCTATCTTACATTCATCAACTGTAACTGTTTAAAACGATCTTCATATTTCACAAGATTGTAATACATGTCCTGTGTATAATTTACATTGTAAGTCTTGCATATAAAGGGAAGTGATATCGTCTTTTTGAACCCCTGGTTCATTCaatcaatttagataaatgaaTCACCCACAACCCTCATCAACCCCCCCTCCTAACAATTTGTTCAAACGTTCCTCTTAAATTGGGATTTATGATCGCCACTCTGCCAAGCCTTGAGTAAGTCTTCCTTTTTATTCACTGatttggcagatgttcttatccagagcgacttacaaggCTAATATGTCATGATCCATTAAATATGTACCACAGGAGAAACAATAACAGCAGTAATCGGTAACGGACAGCCAGAATTTGAAATGCACTTCACTTATTACCTACGGCAACATACACACTGCGCATAATAAGCAATGATTTCTAGTACAAGTTTGAAAGCGATCTCTagtttgctgtttgtttaactTTTTCTTGTCATAAGGAAGAGGTTCCCTCCTATTGGTCAATCCCTTTCGCCCTGCCCCCCTCCATTGCCCCTCCCTTCCTATTGGTCTCCTGCAGCTTGTGATGTCTGCCTGTGTTGTTTCAGCGGCTGATGGCCCTGGAGATCGTTTCATCATCGGGGAGTCACAAGCTGGAGAGCAGGTGAGCTGCTGTCCTATAGCTTTGGTTTTAGAATACACTATATGAGTGTAGTGGATACCTCCTGCCTGTAGAGGGCATCAAATGTTAATCCATGACACAAATGTTTTAAGCGAGCATGGATACATGTGCTATATCTGAGTCACAATATTCCTGAGGGCCTGGCAGTCGTTTGATGCTTTGCACAGGTCACTGCTTCAATATATTCAATATCTGTATCCAGACTTTCTTGAGGGGATTTTGAAACCTAATACTTTTGTTGGTTGCTTTTGTAATCTGTATAATTTaagtgtgcgcgtgtgtgagtgtctgcgtgcgtgtctgtgagtgtgtgagtgtttgtaagGAGGAAAGGGGAGTGTGAGAGACTTCCTTGAGCTCAGcagtcctgtctgtctgcagcccaCCCACACGGTGATGCCTGGTCAGGTGATGCGGGTGACGACGGGCGCGCCCATCCCCTGCGGAGCCGACGCCGTCGTGCAGGTGGAGGACACGGAGCTCCTCCGAGAGTCAGAGGATGTGAGTGCGATCTGCTCTCCGAGCTTTGGAGGATATGATGGAGATCTGCTCTCTGAGCTTTGGAGGATATGATGGAGATCTGCTCTCCTAGCTTTGGAGGATATGATGGAGATCTGCTCTCTTAGTTTTGGAGGATGTGAGGCAGCTCTGCTCTCTTAGTTTTGGAGGATGTGAGGCAGCTCTGCTCTCTTAGTTTTGGAGGATGTGAGGCAGCTCTGCTCTCTTAGTTTtggaggaagtgatgtcatgttCTGTTAGCGTGATATGTCACAGAGCTGCTTCATGTGCCCAGTGATCAGTAATCAGGCGCAAGAGGGGTGTGGCTACcagctcagtgctctgtgtcagATCTTTCACATATGTGCCTATGTCCTGACTGCACTGCCTTCTGTTTCAGGgcacagaggagctggaggtgcgGATTCTGGTGCAGGCACGTCCCGGTCAGGACATCAGGTAGGCGCATTTTGCCGTTCCGCTTCCCTCAGCATACCCCTCGCTGCCCTCTGGGTTCACCCCTGTGACCTCCTCTCCTGTCCCGCGCAGGCCCATCGGACATGACATCAAACGCGGGGAGTGCGTCCTGGCCAAAGGCACCCACATGGGCCCCTCCGAAATCGGGCTCCTCGCCACCGTGGGCGTCACCGAGGTGGAGGTGCAGAAGTTCCCCGTGGTGGCGGTCATGTCCACCGGTAACGAGGTGAGCAGGCGAAGACAGGCTCGCAAATCAGGTgggcacattcacacactgccCAGTCTATACCTGTGCTGACTGCTGGTTATCTtggtctgtccgtctgtctgtccgtgcGGCAGCTGTTGAACCCAGAAGATGACCTGCACCCTGGCAAGATTCGGGACAGCAACCGGTCCACGCTGCTGGCCACCATCCAGGAGCATGGCTACCCCACCATAAATCTGGGCATCGTCGGAGACAAGTACGCCCCTCAGGATCTCCGTCAGACGAGACTTGGCCGTGCCTTAAATGCTCTGTTTTGATCTACATTATCACAGATTCATAACTAGGCTATCTGTGTGCTTTCCACAGCCCTGACGACCTCCTCAATGCTCTGAATGAGGGCATCAGTCGTGCTGATGTCATAATCACCTCAGGGGGCGTGTCCATGGGTGAGAAGGTAACTAGGCAACAACATGCATAGATGTGTCACAGACATAAGTGGGGGTGTGTTTTTACCAGGAAGGAATgtaggagagggggagagtgtgtTAAATCCTGTAACCCAGAGTTCTGTTTCATCTGGAGCTGTGTTAAACTGTGGGAGGGAACCTTATTTGGATCACAGTGTTTATAAATGATCTGAAAAGGATGAAGACACAAAAGTCCATCAGGAAACACAAATAAGGAGTAAAACTGTCTCCATTTACAACAAATGCACACTGTCCATTATTATTTAatctgaataaatacagtaacCACCTATGGTTACAGTATGAAAGAATCTGAATGAAGTGAGGACCTCAGGTTTCATCCCTAATGGTAgatgtaaatttgtgttttgactCTGCTCTTTAGGGAATTCCTAACTGATAAAAAGTGGGCGGTCTTTAGAGTACATAGTTATAAATCATGTCCCTCAAAAAGAACTTCCTCTTTGTAGCATTGTACTGAACCCTACCCAATTTGACTGGGTGGTCTTGGGGTGCCTGCAAAATCTCATCATTATGATAACTGTTATAGAAgtttaaaactgtaacataacttaaaataaaatttgatttacaTTACCAAATTAGAATAGAATGCATGTCTTAAAATGCACTTGTCACTTTTTATTGATAGGGTTCTGTACTTTGggtaaaaaaattatattttttgttattatttacagAAGCCGAGAACGGCTGTGCTTGCAATTTTTTAATGTAGTTATCTCGAGatcacaagttaattattttgttatcttgagataacaaagctcgttttctTGTGATAACGTTATcacgagaaaacaaaaggttgttTCCTCTTAGTACTTAtaatcagaggtggacaccccagcttcagaaagtaaaagtcctaccatgtatttgttctagccattcacgaaacaaggtgatttcactacttagctcctctacctggctgaagagttgtgctaattaaattcagctggtgtagtgcatgggtggaacaaatacgtggcaggacttttactttctgaagtcggggtgtccacctctgcttataatgtttatcagagatcaggagtgccatgccagcatgcatagatggcatcttgacaactgtagcaactgatttaagatgaaaatgtcaggaTTACCCATTatcagactgtacttcagtcaaggtttaacacaggcagaaattgcattgtgtctttctgatcttgaaggctgaaatcaggtgtgatcaaatgaACCACTCATTTTCGAGTTCTCCATAATAATCCTGTgatcttgagaaaacaaaagtcatTTTCTCGTGATAAATTATCTCGTTACCTCGAGAAATTcgccttttgttttctcgagataatgaaataattaacttgtgatctcgagataacaccatttaaaaataattgcaagcacggccgttctcggcttccgtaATTATTGCTGTacacaatgaataaaaatgtttgcaatCTCATAAAGCAATACTGACACCTAGTGGATCTTTGGATGATCTCTGCAACAGCTGTTCTCAGCTGTGTATGAAATGCCCACAGATGACATGTGGGCGTAGAAACATCAGTGCTCATCAATGCTTCGGTAGTGATAATTGGTTTCAGAGCATAACAAAAATCTGTGGGCAAGCCTTAAAAAGGACAGCCTCAGTGCCCAATTTTACTGTTGAAAATCGGGGATTAGGAGTTGTGCTCTTTAGTTGATTTCTTAgctaatttattttgaaatacgGTTGCTTAGTTTTATCAAACCATACTGAGGCAGCAATTGCAGTTAAATCTGGTGATGTTTCTTTTGAGATATAAATTCAGAAAGGAAATTCTGTTCTACACTTTTATATTCAAGTTCTGAAAATGGTTCCTAATGCTCAGATCCAGGAAGTGAACACTGTTCCTAACGCTCAAATCCAGGAAGTGAACATTGCTCCTCATGCTTTAATCGAGGAAGTGATCATCATTTCTGATGCTGAGGTTCAGGAAGTGAAGAATTTATTCTTGCCTTTCAGGACTACCTGAAGCAAGTGCTGGACATTGACCTCCATGCCCAGATTCACTTTGGACGAGTCTTTATGAAACCAGGGTAACCAGATGCATTGACTGATTGGGTGGTGGGCTAATTGATTGGCTGATCAGCTACTTGATTGGCTGGTGAATTTATTGCCTGATGGGTTGATTTTCCATGTTGGTAAATGGATTAGTTAATAGGTTGGTTAGGTGTGAAGTCTACATGTCAGTTTGATTTGCAAAAGCAATCCTTGAGCCTTCCTCATTCTCATGCATGAACATGTTGAATACATAACCAACAGTTAGCTTTCCCTAACTTCTACCATATGGAGAAGTCAGAAGCTGGCTCCTGTCGGTACAGAccagactgagggagagagaggatcagAAGAGcaggaaaaaggggggaagTATAACAGTGTAACGCTGATTCCTTTCCTTCTCATCTGTGTCCTCAGTCTCCCCACGACGTTTGCCACGTTGGACATAGATGGAGCTCGCAAGCTCATCTTTGCTCTGCCAGGTATGACTGCATTTACATGTGTACGTGCATGTTTGACTAGGTTTGCTGATGAGCTGAGATACTGTAGGCGACAGTTGTTCAGCTGTAGAGTCGCTGTTCAGTTGCAAAACGTTCCTCAATCACAAGATCCTGCACCCTCTGATAAAAGGACTACAGCTGCTGCTTAAACAGTTGAATTGGTCCCTGGCCAATATGACTGTTGCACTCACTAGGACCCTTCAGATTTATTAATACAGCAAGGAGGCCCTTCAGTGTAAGGTATAGGGAGTAAAGTATCTCAGTATTCCTGATGAAGCCTCTCTGGTGTTGCTTTCCCTCAGTAACCCCTCCAAACATTCACCTTGTTGCCCAACATTTCAAGCCCTTCCATGCACTTAACCCCATAATATATTCACTCATCACCACTCATCActcttatttttatgctatgatTTAGTGATTTGATGATTATATCTCAATAGTTCTCCCAGGTGTAACTGCAGTTAGTTcatgtaaatttatttaaaatagtatGTCGAACTAAAAAGACAAAAGGTGCATTGTCTTAAACCTATCTGTGCTTTTTTGCTGTTCTCATTAAGGGAGAAGTTCAGTCTTCTCTGATAAATATGTGCTGTAGGTTAGCAGCACGTATCTTACCTGCCCCGTACTACCCTACCCTGTATCACCCTCACAGGTAACCCAGTATCGGCGGTTGTTACCTGCAACCTCTTTGTTATTCCTGCCCTGAGAAAGATGCAGGGAATCCTGGACCCTCGGCCAACCATCATCAAAGCCAGGGTGAGTACAGGGTCCTCCATTCTCCCAATCCAAAGGCAGCCACATAGGGCACTGTTTGGCCCCAGGGCATTGTGGTCACCGAGAGTGTGAGGTCATCAGCGTGcgctctctcctctgcagttGTCCTGTGACGTGAAGCTGGACCCGCGCCCAGAGTACCACCGTTGCATCCTGACCTGGCACCACCAGGAGCCCCTACCGTGGGCACAGAGCACGGGTATGCCCAATAAACAGCAAACCACATTTCATATCgtatacacacattcatgttcTATTTATATTATACCAAGCTCCTGGTAATTAAGAGCTGAGCAGAACTTCTACTCAGAATCCAAAAATCTGAAGTACAGTATTTCCATCATTTCAAcataaatttgaatgaaattgcTGTATGCATACTGACTTCGCAGAGAGACAGTTTTCTTAAAAATCCATCTGGTTTATTTAAGACACGTCAATATTGAAATAAGTTTCACGAAATGTTCTTGACTATTGATTGCAGCTTAATAAAACTACAACCCAAACAAATGTCTCTGTTTGTTCACAGCCATCAGTTCAGAGCTCAGATCCACAGATCATTCTTATTGTCCAGATAGCAGACACTGtgataatttaattaaattcgGGTATAGGTATGAGGAAAAGATTAATCAGTTTGTATGGTGACGTCTGTGAACACAGAGCCTGACCCCAGTTTCCAcaaagacctttttttttgctgtcagtaACAATAGGCCAGTACTCTGTCGGTAACAATAGGCCAGTACTCTGTCGGTAACAATAGGCCAGTACTTTGTCGGTAACAATAGGCCAGTACTCTGTCAGTAACAATAGGCCAGTACTCTGTCAGTAACAATAGCCCAGTACTCATGGTtttcacagagctctctctccctccagggaACCAGATGAGCAGTCGGTTGATGAGTATGCGCAGTGCCAACGGGCTCCTGATGCTACCTCCCAAAACAGAGCAATACGTGGAGCTGCACAAGGGCGAGGTTGTGGACGTCATGGTCATAGGGCGGCTATGATGTCATCTCAAAGGGACGGAGGACGGAGGGAGGGATGCGAGGGAGGAATGGTTTACGGTGCATGTCCACATATCATTGACTATTCTGTAATATGCAACGGCACAGCTAGTTTTTATTGATTTGGATAACGTTGATCAAGTATAGTCAACATcttgaacacaaaataaatgaattaatacatatgaaaaaatgatttaaaagatCGTAGtatttcaaacaaagaaaagtataacttttaaagtaaatataaGAGATTTATTCTGTAatatattatgattattatgattattattatgattattataattattattattatcatcatcatcatcatattaaGGCAACTTTGTTCTCTTTCATTGCAATTGCTTTGTGTGTTCAATGCTAGACCTTATAGATAGCAGTAGCATTTTAATAGAAAGTTGTAGGTGcctgtcaggaaaaaaaggaaacattattttctcatcttaaataaaatacttttttttggaaaataaagaaaacacttaaATTGATCGCAGACGTCCCACATTGCTCTTGAAGACGAGGGTTTTCCGCTTCCTTTCTGACTAGCATTTAGGTGACACATCTATTTTTCCCTTATTAGTATGCTTCATAATCGCTTCACAAAAGAGCTTTGCTTGTTGTTTATCTTGTGAATCGTGTTTATGTGCGCAGTGCCAAACGCTTTGGCAGGGGCAACGTTGTGGGGTCACAAGCCAGGGTGCCCAGACCCGTAAGCTTCCTTACTGTCACCTGATCTGGTACACCTCCACCAGCCCCCAGAGGGGGAGGTCACTGGAAAACAATCTTTTATTTGATtaacttataaaaaaaaaaaaagaagtaacaGCTTCTTTCTGTGCTGACAGCCTTTTTAACCaactacacaaaaaaaatgtacagaaaaaaaagaaaaagaacgaTATTGTACAGATATACGTGACCAGCACTCCTGATGAAACTACGAAGCTATGAGGAGATATTGAACAACTCTATACtataacattttctgtaatgatattgaaactgatgaaaagacaaaaataaaaatccttgatcattatgtaaaaaaaatccttgttgggtttcttttttaaatacaatatatggAAGTaaactagtttttttttccttgaacaaataaaaattccCAATTCTTCTGCACATTGCAGTGTCCATGAAGTTTCTGTCAATGTTGGTGATTGTCTGAATGTGTTGTAAGTGATGATTGTGAACATTGCAAAGGTATTCTCTATGCTTCCAACACAGACAATGTCTCTGAGTTGGTGATTCAGTCATACTCTTGTGTTTTATTAGTGTTGGTATTTGGCCATGATTGCAGGTCAGTGGATATAAACAGTGTCCGTccatgtatatgcacacacgcaaaggaaaccacaaaaaaagaaaatcaaaggcTTTTAAACAGTAGCAAAAAACTTTTGCATAGATGACTCCCAAAACCTCAACAAGGTGGCTCTTCAAAAAAGGGGGTGACTTGGTGCTGTGCTACAGACCCCCCAACTCAGGACCCAGTGCTGGGAATAAGTGTGAGCTGAATTTATATCcatacaaacattaaaatatgaatgtatggGGCTACGCCTGTGAGATTAATGGCATCAAAGATGCTGGAATGAAACcgtgagagagaaagatgtttacttctgtctgtctccctggaGTGTGAGGGAGACCTCTGCATGTTTCCTAGGTTTTACGGTTAGTAGATGAATGAGGAAGCATCACCAaagaaattacataaaatgtgttgcattagGTGAATAGGAATTTGGAATGTAAGTGATTTACATTACTTGCtgattttatgtcattttgaaTGTGGTGCCATATTTGAATGAGATTCATTGAAATATGTGGTCACcataagcaaaataaaatttacagtTGTACATTTTTGCAATCAGAAGATGCACTCCAGAAATATCTAATAATTTGTTTGAATGGTTTGCTTTGAATTTGGGATGTCTTAACTTTGGATGTGATTAACTTTGTTAATCTGATGTATTTGGTAAAATGATATGAATGTGGGACCAATGAACTGTCAGTCCAAAGGTCACATGTTTTGGATGCCATGTTGGAttatgttgtgatttttttgtcattttttatgcatCAATGCATCAATGTTAATCACTGAATGTCAGCAAGAACAtcgttttacattttaacaagcATAAAATTGACAGTGATTACCTAACTTACATGATTGAGTGTCTAATCATAACTGTCTGGAATTTTCAACGAAACAACGAAAAAccaattattttattaatttatttaaattttattcacttttataATCGGAGTGCTTATCTCTATTTGAATTCCAAAGGAAGCTTTTCAGTATAAACCAAGAcgtttgccatttaaaaaaatctggcaAACTGACACAAGATTGGGGTAACTAATATTCGGTAGTTAAAACAAAGTGAATTCCATGTACAATAGTTCAGTAAAACCTGATTAATGgagtgctcagtgtgtgttccCCGGACGAGGGATAGGCATGCAAGTGAAAATTCAGAATTCCACTCATGTATACAAACTGCGACATTAGTATGTAATCACTGTAAATCAGAAACGTCTACGTTTTTCAGCACATCAACACAAACGAACTACCATGCATATAGAAGTATAATTTGAACAAATTTAGCATCTGTACCCTCACAGCTGTAGGAACACATGATGTTCAGTCCTTTCTTGGAAAGAAAGTACTCTGAGCAAAAGTAATCCAGATCATACATCTGCATGACTTCGCATGCACTCGCAGGTTTACGCGCTAAGGAGCTTTTTCATTGGACGACACAAGTAGGTAGCTAAGTAACCGCGAAGCCGTTCATGGAAAGCGTCCAATCAACAGCTTTGTCCCGGGAAGGAGAGAAGCGCAGGGGCGCTACTTGACCGAACGCCGGACCACGCTGCGGAGCTGGAGTGATTTCGTAGCGCTGACTGTGGAGCAGGGGGCCAGACAAATACAAGTGACTACCCGTACCGGTAATTTGGCAGCGACAGAATCCACAACTCAAGGTAATttactttgttttctcttgcaAGTTGGCCTCGGTTCCTTGCCTTCTGTAAGCCCCAGTAATCTATATTTCGACTGCAAGCGACTACTTTAACAAGTAGTTAAGCGagcaacctagctagctagagcACAAGTTGGCTGGCTAGCGGGCTAAATACCTACCTAGCCTAGTTGGGTTATCGATCGCGTTGCTTACGGCTTGTAACGAGAAACGCTTGGAGAGTTTAGATGGAGCAAACATTCAGCGTTGCACAAACACTGAACGTTGTGTAGTCAGCACACCAGAACGGCATGAATTGAAGTGGAGAAATGTAGCCAGGGCAATTAGGAGGAGCTAGGTGGAAACGTCATTCCCTCGGACCGTGTAAAATAACTTCATACTAGTCTAGTTAGGTAgactagctaaccagctaattaAAACGGACAAGCGCTCAACATTTGCCAAAATGGCAAATTTAATTTGACATATAATGGAAGTGGACAAATACTTTGAAGTTCCAACTCTGTCTTCAGTCTTCGCAGAAAATAACCTGGTTGAAACATGGAGCTCCGTCTTGAAAATAAGACGTCTTGTGCGGCAGCAGGTATGGATGTGTGTCAGACTTAGCTAGCATGATGTGCATCAAAGGATAAAGCGGTGGCGTCATCCCGGTGGCATTCTGTGGAAAGTCCTTGTGCTGTCCGCCAGCGCTGATGTTGCTTGCTGGCCACTGAAGTCgatagctgcttggctttgTTGGAAGGTGTGTACAGAGTTTGGATAGTTCCTCAGTTTTGCTCCACCCTGGTGTCTGCGGAACCTTGGCCATGTTAATGTGAAACACGACACCTCCTGTTAGCCACATGTGTGTATCGCCAGTATTGAACTCCCCATGCCACCGAGAAACAGCGGCCTGACTTGTTCTTTATGTGGGCTCTGTCTGCTTGTGCTGCTGCGTTGGTGCTTGAGTCAGAGTGAGGTGATGACACGACTCCTCAACACTTTCACGCTTGTTTGGGTCCAGCTGGGATTTCGGCCAAGAGCAGAGAGAGTACCTGTCTGTAAGTTCTGGCTAGGCTCTGGCTGTTGTCTCAGTGTGGGAAGCTGGTTTTCCTCCTTCATTGTGGCCCAGGCTCTGTTCATCTGATGTCTTTTGCTAGAGAGGAGCTGATCTCTGTACATTGCTTTTATTCCTGCACACTTTTTGAATGCCCTGGATACAGTGGTGTGTTTTTTAAGTGGAGCTGCCTCACGCTCCCAGAGGCTACATAAGGagtggaggatgctgggagtgTTACTGACATAGCAGGAGTTCAAGGAGACTTCTGCTTTATCGCACTTGCGGCTcatatttttcagtgctttaGAATGTCAACAGCACTTACTTTTTATGATGAAGTTGCTCTCCTGTTGCAGTGCTGTTGGTAACTTTTGTTAAACGAAGAAGCAGAAATAAACTCTAAACAGTTCATCTGAcctttgtgtatgtatgtgcacatgtgtgtttgtgtgtgtgctggtgatgcttgtgtgtgtatgtgtaccaGGTCTGTAGTGATACAGCACTCCCAACATCTTCAAGCAAGTGAGTGGTATTAATTCTACCATCACGTGTAGCACGTAATTTGATTAGTAATGACTTCTCAGAGAAAAACATCTGGAGCCCCTCctttgtatttaaaaagtttctAGATTGTCGGCCACTGATTGGTTGGTTTTCTTCCAGCTTCATCCACAGACAACGTCCTATTGGGGGATGCAAATTCTTAAAGAAGTATGACTGTTTGGGCAGGCTACCCCCAAGGAGCAGAGGAAATGAATCAGGGATACCGATGGACAGAAACAATGATCTGGAAATTCAGATAAGCACAGGATCCGTCAGCACAGTAACATCTGACCTGACGCAAGGCCAATGAAACCAAATGGAATAAAACcccaggtgggggggggggttttctTGTGTTAGATCACCTGCAGACTCATCGCACACAGTCCCTCTCACAGTCCCACCCCAAGCATTGTTGCTTTGTTTCAATCTTTGCCTAGCAATCCATGAAGGGTGACTTTGAGTTGTGAAAAAACAGACCTCTTTAAACTTTTTCACTTGATTCGTTGAAGATATACAACCATCACATCCATCACGTTCGCGTGTTTTTGTTGTTACCAGTTTCAGTATCTGCCCTCCCAAAAAAGTTGAAGGGAAATAATGCACATAAAGACATGATTTTACGCCACACTGCTCATAATCCTACTGTTTGCTGCCCATGCGCTCCTGCCGTTATCAGCATCGGAGTCAGGGCTTAAGCCCCGAGCAGCAGATGGTACTTTGGCCTCTTGCCGTTTGTCAGCCATGGGGCTTTCTCCACAGAGCCGAACGCACTGAGTGgcggggagaggaggagacctGACACATGGTTATCTCAATTACTTAATTATTGCAACTCTGTCGGGAGAGGATGGGTGACAGGGTCATGCTTGGTGATAACCTTCTATTCCTATGTCAGTGTTCATGCTTGTCCTATGTAGGGGAGAGCTCCAACTGCATTGCATCACAATACAGTTATGACACAAACTGATGGTGTACCGTTTTAATGTGTCAGTTAACCATGTCAGTCTGTTTCAGGACGTAGTGATGATTGAAATCAGGACTTGCAGGTTCTACTCGAAAACAACCCGGCTAATGGGTTTCTGCTTCGtccttcctgtttctgtctccagGTTCCTTTTAGTTCGTTAAGTTGGACTTTGTTTTTGTCAGCAGCTTGTTGGTCAACTCTGGACACTATTGGAGTGGGCTTGTGTTCTTAAAGGTAGATCCCACTGCCGCTGTGCAGTGtctgtcccagaatgcactgctgtccCTGTGACTGCAAGTCAGACCACCCAAGCCTTCAGGAGAGCACATATTGCCTTATCACTAGATGCTGGCAGCTTGTATAGTGCACAGTCCTACATCTCatggacacaaaaaaatggacattttttcttctcaggaagGGTTCTTATGGTGCGTTGTCTGTGCAAAATGATATCATCTCACGGTCGTACTTGCATTGCACACATTGAGGCAGTAACACTTAAGCTCGAGAGGGACTCTGGTCAGCAGAGGTAATGGGTAATGGGTAATTTGATTCATTAGCATGGTAAGGAACGTGGTTCTTTTTCAGTGCGAAAGACAGGTATAGTTGGGTAGCAGCTGATCGATGATCCCCGGAGTGGTGTCAGGTCTGGGTTGAACACCATGGTGAGTTGAAGAGCATTTATCACCAGCCAGCCAGACACTTTCACAGTGCCGCACCGCTTGCACCTCCACATGTGCTGGTCCCTTGTCCCCCCCCCGACTCTCCTGACCTTTGACTGAACTGTCCTGTGTCAGGTGGAAGGAGCGGGGTGTCTGTGCTGGGCTGCCGACTTCTCAGCACAGTGCCCACTCTGatactgaggggggggggggggggggggggacctccAGAGGAGCGGGGACAAAAGGGAGCGCTAAACAAGGGTGGGACAGAGAACcgggacgggggtgggggagcgGAGGGGGGACTTCTC
This window harbors:
- the gphnb gene encoding gephyrin b isoform X3 gives rise to the protein MAAEGMILTNHDHQIRVGVLTVSDSCFRNLAEDRSGINLKDLVHDPSLLGGTISAYKIVPDEIDEIKETLVDWCDEKELNLVLTTGGTGFAPRDVTPEATKEVIEREAPGMALAMLMGSLNVTPLGMLSRPVCGIRGKTLIINLPGSKKGSQECFQFILPALPHAIDLLRDAVVKVKEVHDELEDLPSPPPPLSPPPANSPHKQTEDKGVQCEEEDEEKKDSGVASTEDSASSHITAAAIAAKIPDSIISRGVQVLPRDTASLSTTPSESPRAQATSRLSTASCPTPKVQSRCSSKENILRASHSAVDITKVARRHRMSPFPLTSMDKAFITVLEMTAVLGTEIINYRDGMGRVLAQDVYAKDNLPPFPASVKDGYAVRAADGPGDRFIIGESQAGEQPTHTVMPGQVMRVTTGAPIPCGADAVVQVEDTELLRESEDGTEELEVRILVQARPGQDIRPIGHDIKRGECVLAKGTHMGPSEIGLLATVGVTEVEVQKFPVVAVMSTGNELLNPEDDLHPGKIRDSNRSTLLATIQEHGYPTINLGIVGDNPDDLLNALNEGISRADVIITSGGVSMGEKDYLKQVLDIDLHAQIHFGRVFMKPGLPTTFATLDIDGARKLIFALPGNPVSAVVTCNLFVIPALRKMQGILDPRPTIIKARLSCDVKLDPRPEYHRCILTWHHQEPLPWAQSTGNQMSSRLMSMRSANGLLMLPPKTEQYVELHKGEVVDVMVIGRL